The Pieris napi chromosome 20, ilPieNapi1.2, whole genome shotgun sequence genome segment GTTGAGCTTAGCGAGGACTTTCTTCGGCGTGTGCGATGGCGTCTGTTGTGTACTGGCATCTTCTCCTCTCTCTTTCGCCCATTGTTCGTAAGTAGCAGCTGAGCAGCACTTGATGTATTGTGTCCATTTACCGTATAAGTACCGCAAGCGCTTTTTGCTGTAAAGACGAGAAATCAttatgtatgaaaaatatttattttgtgagCTGCGACTTTAGAAATTTTGATttcttttttcaatatttttacaaaaaagcaTGGAAATGCACACAATCAAAACTTcttaactttatttactaatatacatttttaatagttaaaaagtttgtaaacatttttatcagGCTTAATCTTTAGTAGTTTTgggtatttttaatgctgttcCGTTATACCGCCACAAAATTTTGGAGGACCACAAACTTATTAGACAAGACTTATTACGAAACTACTCATTGAagattttactatttaaaaaaaaacctgtataaatgtgtgtgtgtgcctGGATCAAAAGAGCAGATACATTTCACCATCtactttcaatatttttattagacaaagataagttttttattgttttttttctataaaccatcgggcaaatgggcagaaggctcatctgatgtgaTATCGCCCATAGACACAAATGCCAtaccagccttttaagaatcggttCGAATACTATGGGGAGCTGGTTCTACATGGTTAAGTTATGAGACGACAAACAAGTATAACAAACCTGGGGTCCATAACAAATCCATCGACCCTATGCAAGTCCCTATTATTGAACCCAGCTGGTTTGAAGCAGAGGTTGGCTTTAAGGCCAGCGCCTCCATGGCACGTCACCTCCATGCTACCGTACTGTTCCATCCAGAGCTTGCCAACTATCACGTTATGAACGCAGCAGTTTACGTTACTCCATGTGTAGGCTTCACCCCAtctaaaaaaggttttatttgtaACAACTTTTATAcgttaaatctatatatataaaaatgaaacccgttttccgttgtcacggcataacatgaaaacggcttgactgatttgtctgattctttttttataatattccttgaagtactaggatggttcttacggagagaaaaattaaaaaaattgagtgaaaaagtctaaaaacaacacttttctatattcccatacaaaatattcgtaataatatttaaaggcaatttgaactttaataccatatcataaagttcaagtgttagtggaggggttccgggaaggtaaatttttattttttgacataatgtatttgttgtattatcaactttctttttttttatcttactagctagaccggtgtcccgaatagcagaataagtatttaaaaaaataaagaatccactgttaggcggtacgatgttcgccaggccagctagttaatcataaaattacacGTAAATAACCttcttgaaataaaaaatatctttattttctgtttcattAACTTGGAGTCAAATCTTGGATATCAGTTCTGATCGcatgtttacttaatttttaaatgactgATCGTACCTGTAGGCCCTGGATACCAAATATCTGAATATGGCACGAGGCAGACACAGTCTGTACCCACAACCAAAACCGGTACATGGTTTTGACAGGAATTGAACGCAGGACGGTTATACGATTAACATTACATTGTCTATACAGTATTTATCTATGTTCATAAGTAGACACTTaccactcggggactgccgcggtaaagctattgcattttttttttaaatttggtaaaataattcaatctaccactctaccagactctgACTAACTCGCCTAtgtagtctgtctcactctaacgcgcaccggctgcaccgatctcgtcagagagatgtgaatacgcagtatgcgttctgtcccgctctaacgcgcaaggattttttcgttacggaatttctggaTTCGGTCTCCACGCTCGAGGCCCGCGATagaagctatgcaatagcttaaaaccGAACCACTATTGCTGAAAGCGAGATTTGGAACACACGTCGAGGTATttcattttgtaataaattcgcgttacatatttatttcaatgtgtCGCGTTAACCAAAGGTCTTATAGAGAGTAGAAAAAGAATGAAAAATTAAGTGTACCTGGGCAATTCAACAGTGACGTGTCCTTTGGGCTGAATCTCAACACTTTTGCCACAAAACTTGAGTTTGGGGTGCACTGAGCCGTGGAAGACGAAGTGGGGGCTCTCGGCGTGGAACGCAGATACTGGGGGATGGTGGGACACCTAAAATGAGTTTTTAAATGCGTTTAATAGGCGTTTTGAATTAGTAATTGGTAATGAAttcattatttcaaaatactcACGCTTCTGCTAACAGAAATATGTCATTAAATCCGCTTTTGAAGTTAGTACTCGTATACATACTTCAAAAGCGGGTCATTTAGATTAATgtgaaaaagaaacaaagaATATCAAAACTATGGCAATAAACTGAATAATTCTAGACTAGGGCATACTATACGTgaatagaatttttataaaatacttattacataaatttaataaactcaaactcaaaataactttgtttatataggtaagtacacttatgaacgtcaacagaaaagattctaaatttacatttactaccagttcgcaagccaagggcgtagagcgggcaagacactctccgccactctttttaatcgccaagttttgagtcatacagaTTGTTTGTAAGGCagccataaatatttgaactggagcatatcaatcccaaggattaggataattttaataatcttaaatttataaaaagctttattgattaatttacgtttaaaataattttagtagtaTACCTGTTCACAAACTGCACGGAACTCAGTACGTTCCAGCTCAAAAGTTTCACCGAGGAGAGGATTAAATGGTTTACCGAGGCGCTCCCAGTTTGAGGCTAAAGCGCTAACTGCAAATGCTGCAACAGGTGTATTCATAAAGTGCAACCACGGTATAGTATGGCTATAGATTAAAATTTCCAGATGtctattgattattattgcTGTTTTGATCACGACTAGTCTACACTGGAGGTAttctaatttatattgaattggTGCAGAATTGGACAAGAGTACGCTCAGAAATGCACGTAGTAATCTTGCAACTCTATAAATCTCATGGCCCAAACTCGGTCACAATTCGGCTAGATCAAGCGAAGGATTGCacagtgtgtgtgtgttttggtGGTGCATGGGCAGTGGCGGATGGCGAGCATCGACAACTTCCTATGTCATATAATGCCATTTTCTACTAGAAGTTCTCacattaaagttttatattcaaTAGAAATCAATAAAGAATCCTACataatcactacatacgctttgaccaaccgaaagtacttgcgaaagagaaaagattcttcccaagattggtacgcgaagccattgaaataaaaaaacaccccaatttcaatttcaaatccaataatatccaaattaaaatctcaaaaagaaaaacaatccgcgaaaatagaggacaccgtgagccatttttgccaaaactctccatcttttagtcgataccaactccggggaaataaatacagataatgcaactttctctgcagctgtgatactttttgacattcaacatcttttgtcttcagtcaccgtgaccacgcacgctgtaaagcacgcgaaacgtcggataaatttaaaattatgtcaaatagttgtaaatttataataatacataactttaatccggtaaaaagcgtttttctttaaatcaataaagaaTGTAGAAAGAGAAAGATACGCGCGAGTCCTAACTTTGTCTACTATGTAATGATCTATTTAATGTCTCTTACACATATAAACACACACGTATAAACACAATATCTTACCAGCAATATATTCCATCCGATTAACAGGATCTGTCTGTTCTGACGCCATCCTCAGAAGATGAGCATACTCCAGGTATTCCAGCATCCGCTGGAGGAAGGAAAGTGGTTCATTGAATACCACAGGCATGGTGATCTTGGATAATTCCTTGCCAACACAGTTCTTCAAAACTGACCACAGGGAGAAGTCGCCACGGCTGAATTGAGCCACGGGAAGTGATGTCCTGAAAACatagaagaaaaaagaaaatataatatgctaTCTGTGTATGACTTTTTTCTCTCTCTGTCTAACCTACAACTTGAACTGCTCGTAAAGGTACGAGCCGAAGACGAGAAGGTCTAAGTTTTCTTTTAACCGATTTTCATATGCGTCAGACTAATTTGGATTCTGGAATGATCAGATTTACTATTGGATCCTATGGGTGGCAGTCAAGCTAGATATGATCATGGCATCGAATATCTTCTTTTGAAAAACATAAATGAAGTGTGTCTTAAGATATGGCACATATGACAAAACATGTATTCAAAATCCATCCTACAtagataagtaataataataaaaactgataAATAGACAATATTACTAAATTCATAACGTTTCTTCCGCCATTTCCTCGCTGTGCGGTACTTAtgcgttgagcgaggaaagcaccagctcagGGGCCATCGGttctatctaccaggcgccaacttaaatatttaattagcgccttTGCACTTGAAACTCAAGACCCAGGAgcctactccaaagggaacaaaatcaatcaaaattaacaaaaacaaagttggaggaaagccTCTTATATTTGatccgtttattattttccgcctgctctgcCGCCGTGcatgtttttgtgttttttgtatttaaaaatatttaatgaatttttaaaatataatattttaaaaattccttttatacatataagaaACTGTTTGAAAAGACAGTAATTTGAAGGAATGAATACTAAGCtatctattaatatattatcgaaaaaatattacattagattaataaaactaagtaaAATCCAAAGTACGATTCGTACGTATATTACGCCTACGTAATTTTTATGCTATAAAAGATTCTTTTGAGACGGAGTACGAAGGTCACATTTTTAGAACCTTGCCTACGACCCTTTACAGGGTTGCctcatatgttttaatatatgttaataaaatatatttaattatttattatatataaacatgatcttaaatagaaaataagttgGTGTGGTGAAAACACAAACTGTCTACGCTATGTTACGTTGCTGAGAAACacataaatatatctataagataaataaaacaaaacgtttcATCACGTTGAATCTTTATCTAATTAAAGGAGTCAATTATGTGTACGttactattaaaatactaaaaaatatttaagaactatgtatattaactaataataattgaagtaGAATCGGAAAAGCGGACAGAGTACCTTGACATCCTACACGCAAAGATGTTTGAActtgatttgatattttaaaagagtaccgagagttttttacgccggctttttcacTCGGCCTACACcttctgtcttctttgccgatgagtagggatgtctacctatacaaaattaaagacgtggaataagtgataccacccaattatttttgttatatcctATCAAGTCTCCTAACttctttttttcattttactcgagctagagatagagataattaaGACAATAGAAACACAATAAAACAGAAATTGGAACGTCCTAATAAGGCAAGCAAATACTTAAGTTTCCTgtatatataaagtaatatattgttttatcgtatccatttttaattattattactattaataatattctatattatatagttttcatttatacattaacattttatatatctcATAACTCTTGTATTAGATATAGCCCTGTGCTCGAGCTACGAAAGCTGGGCTGAGTTGTTCAAGGTCGTTCCCGAGCGATCAATACTCGCATCCGGCATTCCCGACGGCTCATTCAGCGATATACATTGTACAAATCTTCATACAGAATTAATTGCTATACCTGTTACATttgtattacttaataataattacgtaatttaaatgaaatatcatataaaaagGCACTGGCGTTCCTTTGGCTGTTACGTTTTTTATATTGCTCACTCTTgctttaattattcaaaacaattaaaacacgGGTATATATAATACCCACTCccgtgtttataaaaatatacgcaATGGCTATCAAACTATTAAATCGTCTTCCCAGAAGGTATAGATCACTGCCGTGTAATGCTCTTTTGGGGAATGTGATTAAATTTAGGCAAAGGTGCCTTTATAGTGTGGGAGAGTATTTTAAAACCATAAGTTTTGAcgacaattataatataacttcttTTCAT includes the following:
- the LOC125059938 gene encoding oxysterol-binding protein-related protein 1 isoform X3, whose protein sequence is MEDNVHKQYKYRTSLPVAQFSRGDFSLWSVLKNCVGKELSKITMPVVFNEPLSFLQRMLEYLEYAHLLRMASEQTDPVNRMEYIAAFAVSALASNWERLGKPFNPLLGETFELERTEFRAVCEQVSHHPPVSAFHAESPHFVFHGSVHPKLKFCGKSVEIQPKGHVTVELPRWGEAYTWSNVNCCVHNVIVGKLWMEQYGSMEVTCHGGAGLKANLCFKPAGFNNRDLHRVDGFVMDPSKKRLRYLYGKWTQYIKCCSAATYEQWAKERGEDASTQQTPSHTPKKVLAKLNSFKVGALRSMSIQDDDPETSDEVPKPDESYNIDIPGSVTLWEASPRPGNSAQFYQFTEFAMSLNELERDMKGQLCPTDSRLRPDVRLLEQGDIDGAAAEKTRLEEKQRTARKLLKKTPEAWQPRWFSQGTNPYTKQEDWLYNGGYWDRNYQHLKDVDIF